In Thunnus thynnus chromosome 13, fThuThy2.1, whole genome shotgun sequence, the following proteins share a genomic window:
- the mogat3b gene encoding 2-acylglycerol O-acyltransferase 3b, which produces MTKEKTQWKEFMETLSVLQWVLTFLFLGVICIILMVYLMFTSLWPLPTLYFIWLMKDWQTPERGGRRIMAIRKWKVWEHHRDYFPIKLVKTAELNPNKNYIVGCHPHGIMCAGGFACFTTESCGFAEAFPGVRSTLVVLAGLFKIPLFRDYIMTAGLCPVSKPSLTHLLSKSGKGNAVVIVIGGAAESLASSPGVNTVVMKQRKGFVRVALEFGADLVPVYSFGENELFRQVIFSDGSLGRRLQDLFKKIMGFAPCLFVGERLAVLPYRTPITTVVGSPISVPKRATPTEEEVDHYHRLYMEGLSKLFHEHKVSCGLSEGHKLLII; this is translated from the exons ATGACTAAAGAAAAAACTCAATGGAAGGAGTTTATGGAGACGTTGAGTGTTCTGCAATGGGTACTGACCTTTCTCTTTTTAG GAGTGATTTGTATCATCTTGATGGTGTATCTTATGTTTACCTCGCTGTGGCCGCTCCCCACTCTATACTTCATATGGCTGATGAAGGACTGGCAAACCCCTGAAAGAG GGGGCAGAAGAATAATGGCTATAAGGAAGTGGAAGGTTtgggagcaccacagagactaTTTCCCAATCAAG TTGGTGAAGACAGCCGAGTTGAATCCAAACAAAAACTACATCGTAGGCTGTCACCCGCATGGTATCATGTGTGCTGGAGGCTTTGCCTGTTTCACCACAGAGAGCTGTGGCTTTGCGGAGGCATTTCCTGGGGTGCGTTCCACCCTGGTAGTATTGGCAGGACTCTTCAAGATACCACTCTTCAGGGACTACATAATGACTGCAG GCCTTTGTCCAGTCAGCAAACCAAGCCTCACTCACCTCCTTTCAAAAAGTGGTAAAGGAAACGCAGTGGTGATTGTGATCGGAGGCGCTGCAGAGTCTCTTGCATCCTCTCCTGGAGTCAACACGGTGGTCATGAAGCAAAGAAAGGGATTTGTCAGGGTGGCTCTTGAGTTTGG GGCTGACCTGGTGCCTGTTTACTCATTCGGGGAGAATGAACTCTTTCGGCAGGTCATTTTCTCAGATGGCAGTCTAGGTCGGAGATTACAGGACCTGTTCAAAAAGATCATGGGTTTTGCCCCGTGTCTATTTGTTGGTGAACGCTTGGCAGTGCTGCCCTACAGGACTCCAATCACCACTGTTG TGGGAAGTCCCATCTCAGTGCCAAAACGTGCCACACCTACTGAGGAGGAGGTCGACCACTATCATAGACTTTACATGGAGGGCCTGTCCAAGTTGTTCCATGAACATAAGGTCAGCTGTGGACTTTCAGAAGGTCACAAGCTTCTgatcatttaa